The proteins below are encoded in one region of Danio rerio strain Tuebingen ecotype United States chromosome 14, GRCz12tu, whole genome shotgun sequence:
- the hprt1 gene encoding hypoxanthine-guanine phosphoribosyltransferase gives MASSSPCVVISDEEQGYDLDLFCIPKHYAADLERVYIPHGLIMDRTERLARDIMKDMGGHHIVALCVLKGGYKFFADLLDYIKALNRNSDRSIPMTVDFIRLKSYQNDQSTGDIKVIGGDDLSTLTGKNVLIVEDIIDTGKTMKTLLELLKQYNPKMVKVASLLVKRTPRSVGYRPDFVGFEVPDKFVVGYALDYNEYFRDLNHICVISETGKEKYKA, from the exons ATGGCGTCATCGAGCCCGTGTGTCGTG ATCAGCGATGAGGAGCAAGGTTATGACCTGGACCTCTTTTGTATACCAAAACACTATGCGGCTGACTTAGAGCGGGTGTATATTCCTCACGGGCTCATCATGGACCG AACTGAACGTCTGGCCAGAGATATCATGAAGGACATGGGTGGACACCATATAGTGGCTCTATGTGTGCTCAAAGGAGGCTACAAGTTTTTTGCTGACTTACTAGATTACATCAAAGCCCTTAATCGCAACAGTGATCGCTCCATTCCCATGACAGTGGACTTCATCCGCCTCAAGAGTTACCAA AATGACCAGTCCACAGGTGACATCAAAGTGATTGGTGGAGATGATCTGTCCACGCTAACAGGAAAG AACGTCTTGATTGTGGAG GACATCATTGATACTGGGAAAACGATGAAGACGCTGCTAGAACTTCTAAAGCAATATAACCCAAAAATGGTCAAAGTTGCAAG TTTGCTGGTGAAGAGGACACCGAGGAGCGTTGGATACAGACCAGACT TTGTAGGATTTGAAGTTCCTGACAAATTCGTGGTTGGATATGCACTTGACTACAACGAGTACTTTAGAGATTTAAAC CACATCTGTGTGATCAGCGAAACAGGAAAGGAGAAGTACAAAGCATGA